From a single Candidatus Microthrix subdominans genomic region:
- a CDS encoding MerR family transcriptional regulator, producing MHDQNRAVYVISVAAELAGVHPQTLRIYERKGLVAPARTGGGSRRYSRSDIDQLLRIQELTNEGLNLLGVQRVLQLENDLANARAELETQRQESLRKIEALRQEAEGHLRAQRRDLVPLRQEVVLYRDVRPGSTRRG from the coding sequence ATGCACGATCAGAACCGAGCCGTCTACGTCATCTCGGTGGCCGCCGAGCTGGCCGGGGTTCATCCCCAGACGTTGCGTATCTACGAGCGCAAGGGCCTGGTGGCCCCTGCCCGCACCGGAGGGGGCAGCCGCCGCTACAGCCGATCCGACATCGATCAGCTGCTGCGCATTCAGGAGCTGACCAACGAGGGGCTCAACCTCCTCGGCGTGCAGCGCGTGCTGCAGCTGGAGAACGATCTGGCCAACGCCCGGGCCGAGCTCGAAACCCAGCGCCAGGAGTCCCTCCGTAAGATCGAGGCCCTGAGGCAGGAGGCCGAGGGTCACCTGCGGGCCCAGCGCCGCGACCTGGTGCCGTTGCGTCAGGAGGTCGTGTTGTACCGCGATGTCCGCCCAGGCTCAACGCGGCGCGGCTGA
- the recR gene encoding recombination protein RecR has translation MPTYAAPIQELIDSLGRLPGIGPKSAQRIAFYLLDADREEATRLSRAIIEVKDKVRFCDRCFNVSEGELCTVCDDDRRDGSVLCVVEEPKDVVAVERTGTYEGRYHVLGGAIDHLRGIGPDRLKVRELVERIGAENVTEVILCTNPNLEGEATALYLSRLLDLPGLEVSRIASGLPVGGDLEYADELTLGRALEGRTHVGGSPAVPAPAEADATPAG, from the coding sequence GTGCCCACCTACGCCGCCCCCATCCAGGAGCTGATCGACTCGCTGGGGCGCCTGCCCGGCATCGGCCCCAAGTCGGCGCAGCGCATCGCCTTCTACCTGCTCGACGCCGACCGAGAGGAGGCCACGCGCCTCAGCCGGGCGATCATCGAGGTGAAGGACAAGGTCCGGTTCTGCGACCGTTGCTTCAACGTGTCGGAGGGCGAGCTGTGTACCGTGTGCGACGACGACCGCCGCGACGGCAGCGTCCTGTGCGTCGTCGAGGAGCCCAAGGACGTGGTGGCGGTGGAGCGCACCGGCACCTACGAGGGGCGCTACCACGTGCTCGGTGGAGCGATCGACCACCTGCGGGGCATCGGGCCCGACCGGCTCAAAGTGCGCGAGCTGGTCGAGCGCATCGGCGCCGAGAACGTCACCGAGGTGATCCTGTGCACCAACCCCAACCTGGAGGGTGAGGCGACCGCGCTGTACCTCAGCCGCCTGCTCGACCTGCCCGGCCTGGAGGTGAGCCGCATCGCCAGCGGCCTGCCGGTGGGCGGCGATTTGGAGTATGCCGACGAGCTGACATTGGGCCGTGCGCTCGAGGGCCGCACCCACGTGGGAGGGTCGCCGGCCGTCCCTGCGCCGGCGGAGGCTGACGCCACACCGGCCGGATAA
- a CDS encoding CBS domain-containing protein, which translates to MNVEDVLRGKSLGSGESGPVATIRPDSTVADVVVALREQNIGALVVSSDGSHVDGIISERDIVRLLGEGSTPALEQVVSEVMSTNVRTCSMTDQLAELAQQMTVNRIRHLIVASEGRMVGIVSIGDVVKSRLDQLEEEKARLADENESITEYIQTGR; encoded by the coding sequence ATGAACGTCGAAGACGTACTGAGGGGAAAGTCGCTGGGCTCGGGGGAGTCGGGCCCGGTAGCCACCATCCGGCCGGACAGCACCGTGGCCGATGTGGTCGTTGCGCTCCGAGAACAGAACATCGGGGCGTTGGTGGTGTCGAGCGACGGCTCCCACGTCGACGGCATCATCTCCGAGCGGGACATCGTCCGACTACTCGGCGAGGGGTCGACACCCGCGCTCGAGCAGGTCGTGTCCGAGGTGATGAGCACCAACGTGCGCACGTGCTCGATGACCGACCAGCTGGCCGAGCTGGCTCAGCAGATGACCGTCAACCGCATCCGTCACCTCATCGTCGCCAGCGAGGGTCGGATGGTGGGCATCGTCTCGATCGGCGACGTGGTGAAGTCGCGCCTCGATCAGCTGGAAGAGGAGAAGGCGCGCCTCGCCGATGAGAACGAGTCGATCACGGAGTACATCCAGACCGGTCGCTGA
- a CDS encoding phosphoglyceromutase, giving the protein MWPMELVLLRHGQSEWNLKNIFTGWVDVDLTDVGMIEAIESGGLMAEAGVIPDVVHTSLQKRAIRTAEESLRAMDRQWIPVRRSWRLNERHYGALQGRDKAQVRSEVSAEQFQEWRRSFDVPPPEVDYDSEYHPVNDPRYADVVSELLPGAESLSMVLQRVLPYWFDHICADLRADRTVLVAAHGNSLRALVKHLEGISDADIAELNIPTGVPLRYELGGDFRPRTTMALEDRYLGDPEQIAAAAEAVAKQGQ; this is encoded by the coding sequence ATGTGGCCCATGGAATTGGTCTTGCTCCGCCACGGACAAAGCGAATGGAACCTGAAGAACATCTTCACCGGATGGGTGGACGTCGATCTCACCGACGTGGGGATGATCGAGGCGATTGAGTCCGGTGGGCTGATGGCCGAGGCCGGGGTGATCCCCGACGTCGTGCACACCTCGCTGCAAAAGCGCGCCATCCGAACCGCCGAGGAATCGCTGCGGGCGATGGACCGCCAGTGGATCCCGGTGCGGCGCAGCTGGCGCCTCAACGAGCGCCATTACGGGGCGTTGCAAGGTAGAGACAAGGCCCAGGTGCGCAGCGAAGTGTCTGCCGAGCAGTTCCAGGAGTGGCGCCGCAGCTTTGACGTGCCGCCGCCCGAGGTTGACTACGACTCCGAGTACCACCCGGTGAACGACCCCCGGTATGCCGACGTGGTCAGCGAGCTGCTCCCCGGTGCGGAGAGCCTGTCGATGGTGCTGCAGCGCGTTCTGCCCTACTGGTTCGACCACATCTGTGCCGATCTGCGCGCCGACCGCACCGTGCTCGTGGCCGCCCACGGCAACTCGTTGCGGGCCCTGGTCAAGCACCTCGAGGGCATCAGCGACGCCGACATCGCCGAGTTGAACATCCCCACTGGCGTGCCCCTGCGCTACGAGCTGGGTGGCGACTTTCGGCCCCGCACCACGATGGCGCTCGAGGATCGTTACCTGGGCGATCCCGAGCAGATCGCAGCTGCCGCCGAAGCGGTGGCCAAGCAGGGCCAGTAA
- a CDS encoding acetyl-CoA C-acetyltransferase, with protein MAGSVILGGARTPFGKFSGSLAGFSGAQLGGKAIAGALERTGISADQVDYVLMGQVLQAGAGQITARQAAVEAGIPLDVPATTINKVCLSGINTIMLADLLIQAGEAEIIVAGGMESMTNAPYLLRDARSGMRMGDKTVVDSMMHDSLFCAIDELAMGASTEQYAGKAGLNRDVQDELSAQSHERAAAAQKDGKFDNEIISVEIPQRKGDPIVLEADEGVRPGTTAESLGKLRPAFAKDGNITAGNASQISDGGAAVIVCSAAKAEELGLKPLGEIVAIGQVAGPDASLISQPAQAIKAAMAKVDLTVDDIDLFELNEAFAAVGVQSMKDLGISDDIVNVNGGAIAIGHPVGVSGTRIVLTLLNELARRGGGTGAAALCGGGGQGDALIVRTV; from the coding sequence ATGGCAGGTTCAGTCATTCTCGGCGGAGCACGCACTCCGTTCGGCAAGTTCTCCGGCTCGCTCGCCGGCTTCTCCGGCGCCCAGCTGGGGGGCAAGGCGATCGCCGGCGCCCTCGAGCGCACCGGCATCTCGGCCGACCAGGTCGACTACGTCCTGATGGGCCAGGTGCTGCAGGCCGGCGCCGGGCAGATCACCGCCCGCCAGGCCGCAGTTGAGGCCGGTATCCCCCTCGACGTGCCCGCCACCACGATCAACAAGGTCTGCCTCTCGGGCATCAACACGATCATGCTGGCCGACCTGCTCATCCAGGCGGGCGAGGCCGAGATCATCGTCGCCGGCGGCATGGAGTCGATGACCAACGCCCCCTACCTGCTGCGCGACGCCCGGTCGGGCATGCGCATGGGCGACAAGACCGTCGTCGACTCGATGATGCACGACTCGCTGTTCTGTGCCATCGACGAGCTGGCGATGGGCGCGTCCACCGAGCAGTACGCCGGCAAGGCGGGCCTCAACCGCGACGTCCAGGACGAGCTGTCGGCACAAAGCCACGAGCGCGCCGCCGCAGCCCAGAAGGACGGCAAGTTCGACAACGAGATCATCTCGGTGGAGATCCCCCAGCGCAAGGGTGATCCGATCGTGTTGGAGGCCGACGAGGGCGTTCGCCCCGGTACGACCGCCGAGTCGCTCGGCAAGCTGCGTCCCGCCTTCGCCAAGGACGGCAACATCACCGCCGGCAACGCCTCGCAGATCTCCGACGGCGGCGCCGCCGTCATCGTCTGCTCGGCTGCCAAGGCCGAAGAACTGGGCCTGAAGCCCTTGGGCGAGATCGTGGCGATCGGTCAGGTGGCCGGTCCCGACGCCTCGCTGATCTCCCAGCCGGCGCAGGCGATCAAGGCCGCCATGGCCAAGGTCGACCTGACCGTGGACGACATCGACCTGTTCGAGCTGAACGAGGCCTTCGCCGCCGTCGGCGTCCAGTCGATGAAGGACCTGGGCATCTCCGACGACATCGTCAACGTCAACGGTGGCGCCATCGCCATCGGCCACCCGGTCGGCGTGTCCGGCACCCGCATCGTGTTGACCCTGCTCAACGAGCTGGCCCGCCGCGGCGGCGGCACCGGCGCAGCGGCGTTGTGCGGCGGCGGCGGCCAGGGCGACGCGCTGATCGTGCGCACCGTCTGA
- the ccrA gene encoding crotonyl-CoA carboxylase/reductase: MQEILDAIQSDASPEDFANLAIPESYRAAHVLRSEQTMWDGYESADKDPHKSLHVDEVATPEIAPDEVYLAVMASSINFNTVWTSIFEPLPTFAFLDRLGKESVWGKRHALDYHVVGSDASGVIVKVGSAVRNWKPGDRVTVHCNYLDDQDPSAHNDSMLAANQRIWGFETNFGGLADLSVVKANQLMPKPAHLSWEEAAVNALCSSTSYRMLVGDNAANMKQGDNVFIWGATGGIGAYATQLVLNGGGTPVGVVSSPERAELLNAMGCEFVVDRKAEGYQFWSDENTQDESEWRRLGKQVRGMIGDDPDIVFEHPGRSTMGASVFITKRGGKIVTCAATSGYMIEYDNRHLWMKLKSIISSHFANYQEAWEMNRLIDQGAIVPVMSDVYDLTHVGDAALKVHRNEAEGKLGVLCLSPEEGMGITDQAKREVVGEDRINLFRRMAGTKA; this comes from the coding sequence ATGCAGGAGATTCTCGACGCCATCCAGTCCGACGCCTCGCCCGAGGACTTCGCCAACCTCGCCATCCCCGAGAGCTACCGGGCCGCCCACGTGCTGCGCTCCGAGCAGACGATGTGGGACGGCTACGAGTCGGCCGACAAGGATCCGCACAAGAGCCTCCACGTCGACGAGGTGGCCACGCCCGAGATCGCGCCCGATGAGGTGTACCTGGCGGTCATGGCCAGCTCGATCAACTTCAACACGGTGTGGACGTCGATCTTCGAGCCGCTGCCCACCTTCGCGTTCCTCGACCGCCTGGGCAAGGAGTCGGTGTGGGGTAAGCGCCACGCCCTCGACTACCACGTGGTGGGCTCCGACGCCTCCGGCGTGATCGTCAAGGTGGGCTCGGCGGTGCGCAACTGGAAGCCCGGCGACCGGGTGACCGTTCACTGCAACTACCTGGATGACCAGGACCCGTCGGCCCACAACGACTCGATGCTGGCCGCCAACCAGCGCATCTGGGGCTTCGAGACAAACTTCGGTGGCCTGGCCGACCTGTCGGTGGTGAAGGCCAACCAGCTGATGCCCAAGCCTGCCCACCTCAGCTGGGAGGAGGCGGCGGTCAACGCGCTGTGCTCCTCGACCTCGTACCGCATGTTGGTCGGCGACAACGCCGCCAACATGAAGCAGGGCGACAACGTGTTCATCTGGGGCGCCACCGGCGGTATCGGCGCCTACGCCACCCAGTTGGTGCTCAACGGCGGCGGCACGCCGGTGGGCGTGGTCTCCTCGCCCGAGCGGGCGGAATTGCTCAACGCGATGGGCTGCGAGTTCGTCGTCGACCGCAAGGCCGAGGGCTACCAGTTCTGGTCGGACGAGAACACCCAGGACGAGAGCGAGTGGCGCCGTCTGGGCAAGCAGGTGCGAGGGATGATCGGCGACGACCCCGACATCGTGTTCGAGCACCCGGGCCGTTCGACGATGGGCGCCTCGGTGTTCATCACCAAGCGCGGCGGCAAGATCGTCACCTGTGCTGCGACCAGCGGCTACATGATCGAGTACGACAACCGCCACCTGTGGATGAAGTTGAAGAGCATCATCTCGTCGCACTTCGCCAACTACCAGGAGGCGTGGGAGATGAACCGGTTGATCGACCAGGGCGCCATCGTCCCGGTGATGTCCGACGTCTACGACCTCACACACGTGGGCGACGCCGCGCTGAAGGTGCACCGCAACGAGGCCGAAGGCAAGCTTGGTGTGCTGTGCCTGTCGCCCGAGGAGGGCATGGGTATCACCGACCAGGCGAAGCGCGAGGTCGTGGGCGAGGACCGCATCAACCTGTTCCGACGGATGGCCGGCACCAAGGCCTGA
- the dnaJ gene encoding molecular chaperone DnaJ — protein MAPQREWFEKDYYEALGVSSTATAKEITSAYRKLARKSHPDANPGDLKAEERFKKISAAYDVIGNESKRAEYDEVRKLAASGAGPDGFPGGGGGGFGPGGMRFDSGDVGDLGDLLGGLFNRGGGGGGSGRRRQPTKGADLVTDVYLSFEDAAHGLTTGVQLSNEAPCPDCAGSGAAKGTQPRVCPDCAGTGVTQENQGLFGFSRPCASCNGSGSLIDTPCTTCRGIGRVRKPQEVRIRIPSGVSDGDTIRVAGKGEPSPGGRPGDLMVRVHVASHPRFTRDGLNLRLVEPISITDAALGSKLRVSTLDGTNVTLRIPEGTPTNKTFRVKGRGIETTKSTGDLLVTVEVETPTDLTAEQRDLLEQLDATLKSTRNSETNGS, from the coding sequence GTGGCCCCACAACGTGAATGGTTTGAAAAGGACTACTACGAGGCGCTGGGCGTCTCGTCAACAGCGACGGCGAAGGAGATCACCTCCGCCTACCGCAAGCTCGCCCGGAAGAGCCATCCCGACGCCAACCCGGGCGATCTCAAGGCTGAAGAGCGCTTCAAGAAGATCTCTGCCGCCTATGACGTGATCGGCAACGAATCCAAGCGAGCCGAATACGACGAGGTCAGAAAGCTGGCCGCCTCCGGGGCCGGACCCGATGGGTTCCCCGGTGGCGGCGGTGGCGGTTTCGGTCCTGGCGGCATGCGCTTCGACAGCGGCGACGTGGGCGACCTCGGCGACCTGCTGGGTGGGTTGTTCAACCGTGGCGGCGGAGGCGGTGGCAGTGGACGCCGCCGCCAGCCGACCAAGGGCGCCGACCTGGTCACCGACGTCTACCTCAGCTTCGAGGATGCCGCCCACGGCCTGACCACCGGCGTGCAGCTGAGCAACGAGGCGCCGTGCCCGGATTGCGCCGGCAGCGGCGCGGCCAAAGGCACCCAGCCACGGGTGTGTCCCGATTGCGCAGGCACCGGCGTCACCCAGGAAAACCAAGGTCTTTTCGGGTTCAGCCGGCCCTGCGCCTCCTGTAACGGCAGCGGCAGTCTGATCGACACCCCATGCACCACGTGTCGGGGCATCGGCAGGGTACGCAAGCCGCAGGAGGTGCGCATTCGGATCCCCAGCGGCGTGAGCGACGGCGACACGATCCGCGTCGCCGGCAAGGGCGAGCCGAGCCCGGGAGGCCGCCCTGGCGACCTGATGGTCCGGGTCCACGTCGCATCACACCCACGCTTCACCCGGGACGGGCTCAACCTGCGCCTCGTCGAGCCAATCTCAATCACCGACGCCGCGCTGGGTTCCAAGCTGCGCGTGTCGACGTTGGATGGCACCAACGTCACCCTTCGCATCCCGGAAGGTACCCCCACCAACAAGACCTTCCGGGTGAAGGGACGGGGCATCGAAACCACCAAGTCCACCGGTGACCTGCTGGTGACCGTCGAGGTCGAGACACCCACCGACCTCACCGCCGAGCAGCGAGACCTGCTCGAACAACTCGATGCAACGCTCAAGTCCACCCGCAACAGCGAGACGAACGGTTCCTGA
- the mce gene encoding methylmalonyl-CoA epimerase: protein MLLTEIDHVAIAVRDLDAAVAYYAEAFGAEVAHREIVESDGVEEALVKVADSYIQLTAATRPDSPIAKSIEKRGEGLHHIGYRVDNCAEALASMVAAGATPIDKEPRPGSRGTTVAFIHPKGSFGTLIELVQE, encoded by the coding sequence ATGTTGCTGACCGAGATCGATCACGTGGCCATCGCCGTGCGCGACCTGGACGCCGCCGTGGCGTACTACGCCGAGGCCTTCGGGGCCGAGGTGGCCCACCGCGAGATCGTCGAGTCCGACGGCGTCGAGGAGGCGCTGGTGAAGGTAGCCGACAGCTACATCCAGCTGACCGCCGCCACCCGGCCCGACTCGCCGATCGCCAAGTCGATCGAAAAGCGCGGCGAGGGGCTGCACCACATCGGCTACCGGGTGGACAACTGCGCCGAGGCGCTGGCCTCGATGGTGGCCGCCGGCGCCACGCCGATCGACAAAGAGCCCCGCCCGGGATCCCGTGGCACGACGGTGGCCTTCATCCACCCGAAGGGCAGCTTCGGCACCCTCATCGAGCTCGTCCAGGAGTAG
- the dnaK gene encoding molecular chaperone DnaK, giving the protein MPKAVGIDLGTTNSVVSVLEAGEPIVIPNAEGSRTTPSVVAFAKDGEVLMGEVAKRQAITNPDRTIRSVKRHMGTNWSVDIDGKAYNSQEISARTLMKLKRDAESYLGDTVNQAVITVPAYFDDAQRTATKEAGAVAGLEVLRIINEPTAAALAYGLDKGGEEQTVLVFDLGGGTFDVSILEIGDGVFEVKATNGDTSLGGDDWDDAVIDWLVATFKGAHGVDLSKDNMAMQRLKEAAEKAKIELSQVQQTQINLPFITASDAGPLHLDESLTRAKFQELTSDLLQRCKVPFERAITDAGMSKNDIEHIILVGGSTRMPAVADMVHDLLGKDAHKGVNPDEVVAMGAAIQAGVLKGDVKDVLLLDVTPLSLGIETKGGVMTKLIERNTTIPTRRTEVFTTAEDNQPSVEIHVLQGEREMSSYNKTLGKFQLVDLPPAPRGVPQVEVTFDIDANGIVNVSAKDRATSKEQSITITGQSSLSKDEIDQMMRDAESHAEEDKRRKEEAEIRNTADTLVYQTEKLVREHGEKLSDSDRKDVEDSLAAVKEALTGDDIEKMKQTTEALTAASQRFGQQIYESAAQAGEAGGDAGEASGDDEEVVDAEIVEDEDDS; this is encoded by the coding sequence ATGCCCAAGGCCGTCGGAATCGATCTCGGAACCACCAACTCGGTCGTCAGCGTGCTGGAGGCTGGCGAACCCATCGTCATCCCCAATGCCGAGGGCTCGCGCACGACGCCCTCGGTCGTCGCCTTCGCCAAGGACGGCGAAGTGCTGATGGGCGAGGTTGCCAAGCGCCAGGCGATCACCAACCCCGATCGCACCATCCGCTCGGTCAAGCGCCACATGGGCACCAACTGGTCGGTCGACATCGACGGCAAGGCCTACAACTCCCAGGAGATCTCCGCTCGCACCCTGATGAAGCTGAAGCGGGACGCCGAGAGCTACCTGGGCGACACGGTCAACCAGGCCGTGATCACCGTGCCGGCGTACTTCGACGATGCCCAGCGCACCGCCACCAAGGAGGCCGGCGCGGTCGCCGGGCTTGAGGTGCTCCGCATCATCAACGAGCCCACCGCAGCTGCGCTCGCCTACGGCCTGGACAAGGGCGGCGAAGAGCAGACAGTTCTGGTGTTCGACCTTGGCGGCGGCACGTTCGACGTGTCGATCCTCGAGATCGGCGACGGGGTGTTTGAGGTGAAGGCCACCAACGGCGACACCTCGCTGGGCGGCGACGACTGGGACGATGCGGTCATCGATTGGCTGGTCGCCACGTTCAAGGGCGCTCACGGTGTCGACCTGAGCAAGGACAACATGGCCATGCAGCGCCTCAAGGAGGCGGCTGAGAAGGCCAAGATCGAGCTGTCCCAGGTGCAGCAGACCCAGATCAACCTGCCGTTCATCACCGCCAGCGATGCCGGCCCCCTGCACCTGGACGAAAGCCTCACCCGCGCCAAGTTCCAGGAGCTGACCTCCGACCTGTTGCAGCGCTGCAAGGTGCCCTTTGAACGGGCGATCACCGACGCCGGCATGTCGAAGAACGACATCGAGCACATCATCCTGGTCGGCGGTTCCACCCGTATGCCCGCCGTCGCCGACATGGTGCACGACCTGCTGGGCAAGGATGCCCACAAGGGCGTCAACCCCGACGAGGTGGTGGCGATGGGCGCCGCCATTCAAGCCGGCGTACTCAAGGGCGACGTCAAGGACGTGCTGCTGCTCGACGTCACACCGCTGTCCCTCGGCATCGAGACCAAGGGCGGCGTCATGACCAAGCTGATCGAGCGCAACACGACGATCCCCACCCGTCGCACCGAGGTGTTCACCACCGCCGAGGACAACCAGCCGTCCGTGGAAATCCACGTGCTGCAGGGCGAGCGGGAGATGTCGAGCTACAACAAGACGCTCGGCAAGTTCCAGCTGGTCGACCTGCCCCCGGCCCCACGCGGGGTGCCCCAGGTCGAGGTCACGTTCGACATCGACGCCAACGGCATCGTCAACGTGTCGGCAAAGGACCGGGCCACCAGCAAGGAGCAGTCGATCACGATCACCGGTCAGTCCTCGCTGAGCAAGGACGAGATCGACCAGATGATGCGCGATGCCGAGAGCCACGCCGAGGAGGACAAGCGGCGCAAGGAGGAGGCCGAGATCCGCAACACGGCCGACACCCTCGTCTACCAGACCGAGAAGCTGGTGCGTGAGCACGGCGAGAAGCTCTCCGACTCGGACCGCAAGGACGTCGAGGACTCGTTGGCCGCCGTGAAGGAGGCCCTGACCGGCGACGACATCGAGAAGATGAAGCAGACGACGGAGGCCCTCACGGCAGCCAGCCAGCGCTTCGGCCAGCAGATCTACGAGTCGGCGGCGCAGGCCGGTGAAGCTGGCGGCGACGCCGGCGAGGCGTCGGGCGACGACGAGGAGGTCGTCGACGCCGAGATCGTCGAGGACGAGGACGACTCGTGA
- a CDS encoding YbaB/EbfC family nucleoid-associated protein → MLGGLDLGSLMETAQQMQQQMADAQSQLAATRVEGSAGGGKVRVTITGDLQPVGVKLDPEVVDPDDTQWLEELILAAWRNAVAEVGRAEQSGDPMGGLDLSSMGIDPASFGIGPASDDESDGSSEIEG, encoded by the coding sequence ATGCTCGGTGGCCTCGACCTCGGCTCGTTGATGGAGACCGCCCAGCAGATGCAACAGCAGATGGCCGACGCCCAGTCGCAGCTGGCCGCCACGCGGGTGGAAGGCAGCGCCGGCGGCGGCAAGGTGAGGGTGACGATCACCGGCGACCTGCAGCCGGTTGGCGTAAAGCTCGACCCCGAGGTGGTCGACCCCGACGACACCCAGTGGCTCGAGGAGCTGATCCTGGCGGCGTGGCGTAATGCCGTGGCCGAGGTGGGTCGCGCCGAGCAGTCGGGGGACCCGATGGGTGGCCTTGACCTGTCGTCGATGGGCATCGACCCCGCCTCCTTCGGCATCGGCCCCGCCTCGGACGACGAGTCGGACGGGTCGTCCGAGATCGAGGGCTGA
- a CDS encoding nucleotide exchange factor GrpE — MNDRDEAAEQAPSDGPVADNPASNDAEANGAGTESDAGSGSGSPSTSATFTGETAEEQLDECAQLVEAISTERDDMRGVAQRVQADFENYKRRVEAQRAEQQNRAAEDLVQSLLEILDDCDLAAAHGADDVAPIANKLLSTLERQGLTKVDDTEVLFDPNLHEAVMSEEGDGDGEHTVSAVMRAGYQWRDRLLRPAMVKVRS, encoded by the coding sequence GTGAACGACCGCGACGAAGCAGCCGAACAGGCACCCAGCGACGGCCCGGTGGCCGACAACCCGGCCTCAAATGACGCCGAGGCCAACGGCGCCGGGACCGAGTCGGACGCAGGCTCGGGGTCCGGTTCCCCGTCGACGTCGGCGACCTTCACGGGGGAGACCGCCGAAGAGCAGTTGGACGAGTGCGCCCAGCTGGTCGAGGCGATCTCCACCGAGCGCGACGACATGCGCGGGGTGGCCCAGCGGGTCCAGGCCGACTTTGAGAACTACAAGCGCCGGGTCGAAGCCCAACGGGCCGAACAACAGAACCGGGCGGCCGAGGACCTCGTGCAGTCGCTGCTGGAGATCCTCGACGACTGCGACCTGGCGGCGGCACACGGTGCCGACGATGTGGCGCCGATCGCCAACAAGTTGTTGTCGACGCTCGAACGTCAGGGCCTGACCAAGGTCGACGACACCGAGGTGCTCTTCGACCCGAACCTGCACGAGGCGGTGATGTCCGAAGAGGGCGACGGCGACGGCGAGCACACGGTGAGCGCCGTCATGCGCGCCGGGTACCAATGGCGTGATCGCCTGCTTCGGCCCGCCATGGTGAAGGTGCGTTCCTGA
- a CDS encoding zinc-binding dehydrogenase → MLAVAAVSQSSEDPLSGLEVGERPEPEVPEGWTTVQLRAATLNHHDLWSLQGVGLAEKALPMILGCDGAGIDADGNEVVVHALVGDPDWRGDETFDPKRSILSERYPGTFAERVAVPKRNLVPKPASLSFEQAACLPTAWLTAYRMLTTRSGIAPGNALPPGSTVLVQGAGGGVATALVALGSAMGLRMWVTSRDEVKGAQAVEQLGADAHFASGERLPDKVDAVMETVGAATWGHSIRSLRPGGTLVVCGATSGDPSPTELTRIFFLQLSVIGSTMGTRDELQRLLSFLDVTGVRPLVDASYPLGDAADAFARLHEGSVFGKLALTMG, encoded by the coding sequence ATGCTTGCTGTTGCCGCCGTTTCGCAGTCCTCCGAGGATCCGCTCTCCGGGCTGGAGGTGGGCGAGCGTCCCGAGCCTGAGGTGCCCGAGGGGTGGACCACGGTCCAGCTGCGGGCGGCAACGCTCAACCACCACGACCTGTGGTCGCTGCAGGGGGTGGGCCTGGCCGAGAAGGCGCTGCCGATGATCCTGGGCTGCGACGGCGCCGGCATCGACGCCGACGGCAACGAGGTGGTGGTGCACGCCCTGGTCGGCGACCCCGACTGGCGCGGTGACGAGACCTTCGACCCCAAGCGGTCGATTCTGTCCGAGCGGTACCCGGGCACCTTCGCCGAGCGAGTGGCCGTGCCCAAGCGCAACCTGGTTCCCAAGCCCGCCTCGCTCAGCTTTGAGCAGGCCGCCTGCCTGCCCACTGCGTGGTTGACCGCCTACCGCATGCTGACCACCCGCAGCGGCATCGCTCCCGGCAACGCTCTGCCACCTGGAAGCACGGTGTTGGTGCAGGGCGCCGGCGGCGGTGTTGCCACTGCTTTGGTTGCTCTCGGCTCCGCAATGGGCCTGCGCATGTGGGTGACCTCCCGAGACGAGGTCAAGGGTGCCCAGGCGGTCGAGCAGCTCGGCGCGGATGCCCATTTCGCTTCCGGCGAGCGCCTGCCCGACAAGGTCGATGCGGTGATGGAGACCGTCGGTGCCGCCACCTGGGGGCACTCGATCCGTTCCCTGCGACCCGGCGGCACGCTCGTCGTGTGCGGAGCGACCAGCGGTGATCCCTCCCCCACCGAGCTCACCCGCATCTTCTTCCTTCAGCTCTCGGTGATCGGCTCCACGATGGGTACCCGGGACGAGCTGCAACGGCTGCTGTCGTTTCTCGACGTCACCGGTGTGCGACCTCTCGTCGACGCGTCCTACCCGTTGGGCGACGCCGCCGATGCCTTCGCCCGGCTGCACGAGGGCTCGGTGTTCGGCAAGTTGGCCCTGACGATGGGCTGA